Genomic segment of Mercurialis annua linkage group LG6, ddMerAnnu1.2, whole genome shotgun sequence:
TCGGTTTCAGCATTTTACGCCTCCTGGTTTTACCCTGTATCCGGACATCACCTCGCAAGATTTGTGAGACACTACTCCAGCTCCAGTTATTGAACAGCCGCACCAGCCTACAAACGAAGACAGTGACGATTCAGAAGACAGCGACGATTCTGATAACAGTGACGAGGGTGACAGTGGCGACTATAACCCTGTGACTGATACCTCACGTCACCGACGCACTCAGCAGGGTTATGACATGAGAACCCGCATGCGGCGACCGGCTCGATATCGTGACTAGTTTTAGTACttgtaaacaattttaaaataatattgttatttaaaattattacaaatgttataatttgtatttaatttttaatgtttaatatttttatcaattttaaaataatattgttatttaaaattattacaaatgttataatttgtatttaatttttaatgtttaatatttttatcaattttaaattagtagGTATTcgttaaaatagattaatatataaattaattttttttattaatatattggGATTAATGATTGGGCACTAAATGCCCAATCATTAATCCCAATCACCAATCATTGGGAGACAAAACTGTCTCCCAATGATTGGTGTCAGCCCTTAATCACTCGATTAAGGGTTAATCACCCTTAATCAAGTGATTAAGGATTTCTGACTTGAATCCGCAAGTCAAGCCAGAGGCACCATTTGGGAATTAGTTTTTTATGGAGGAATTATTTGGGAAAAAACTCaagaaaaaaagaatattttgatttatcaaaaattaatgtctgattttgtcaaattttaaaattatgttataaTTACAGAACACGTTAATTCTACGATTTGATTTCCAAGtagcaataaaaaaaactcatagTGGGGCAAAGTTGAAGGTCATGAGAATGATAAGCATAACCAAGTTGGGTAAGTGGAGGATTTAATGGTAGGGGCGTTCACTTAAACCTAGGATTAAAATCCCAATTTAACgtttaaactttacaaaaaaatatgagATCTCATGCACACACATCTTTACATCACAATCATTAACATTAAACAATCATTAGCAACTATTAAAAGGCTAAAACTCTTttctaatcaaatcaaaatcatatgttaatcaaatcaaaaacccAATTATCATTACCCAACCATATGTTAAGCAAAATCCTTTCTTTTTCCGATTTGTTTTATACCAAAATGGATATGTACTTTGTGCAAGCTAAGCTAAGGGACCCATAAATACACAATCAACCAAcaaaatatatcataaaatgACTAATCCATCACCATCgtccatttataaaaaaataacaagatCCAACGGCGAAGAACTCATGTAGGCATGGTCCTGAGAGAGGGCAGTAGGAGCTGGATCCTCCGATAAAACCTCACTGGAAGTGACTTAGTTCGCAACTCCCGAGGTCTctgtctcttttcttttctgtAATGACCAACTGAAACAGTGGCGCACTGCGCACCTACCTCCACACTCCAAGGAGATCActcatttttatcattttctatTGCTGTCACTTCCATTTCTACTGGGTTCTGCTTCTTTTTTGTGAAGGAGTGATCTTTTTTCAACGAACCGATTGAGTTGACACGCAATGTTTTGCTAGAAGACtgtaatatttttaagtttGGTTATTGTTAAATCAAGCATTGGTTGCCCATGGATCCACCCACTTTAATGGGCGATGGGTCTTATAATTTGGCGGAGATCTGGCAGTTTCCTGTTAATGGTAATGGGGGAGGTCAGTTCAGGCAGACAATAGTTGGTCAGTTTAGGAATAATAATAACGATGTTTCCGGTAATGATCTGTTAAATTTAGACCGGAGACGTGGTGATGGTGGTGGTGCAAGAAAACACCGTAATGCGGTGGTGGATGATTCAGCCAAGGTTGTGTCTTCCGGCAATGGCAATGGATTGGtatttgtttttgaactttttcctaaTGATTTTGGTCATTTATGTGTTTGCCATTCATTTAGCTTAatcagttttattttatttgatttggcTGATGCTATTTTGTTGTTTAATCACAAAGACTTAAAATAGTGACAATAAAATgagttatcttttttttttgggtgACGAGCACTCGTTACTCCGAGCTGAAGCCTAGAATCGTTATCAAATCCGGGAATATGGATAGTCCGCAAGCCCACATATCCAGCAACTCCGGACTATAATGGCTAGCAACCCAGTCTTTTTGTTACtgttcttataatttatttggggTGCTTTTGAGTCTATCTTTTATTTCAATGAATGAACTCAATCATCCATCCAAATTAGCACTCaaaattaacttattaattGGACTTATACCATAGTAATTCATTTCATTTTCCTATTAAAGGTGGTTACCCGTTTTTGATGCATATTCGAACTTTGTTGACTACAATTTTTAAGCCAGTTAAGGATATTTTTTTGTATGGtatgtatttatattttcttttgcaATCTTAAATGGACAGAATGATTCTGATGCAAAACGGCTCAAATCATCAGGAAATTTAGATGATGATCATGATTCTAAAATAGAGGCGGAACCCAGTTCAGGCAAGCATGTGGAACAGAATACTCAACCACCAGAACCTCCGAAACAAGATTACATCCATGTAAGAGCAAGAAGGGGTCAAGCTACTGATAGCCATAGTCTAGCGGAACGAGTAATTTTCTTTAACCCTCTTACACTTGTAGTAATATGCAGTAACGCAGCGCAGTAATGGAAACTAAAAGATATGCTATGGTGTATGCAGGCCAGGAGAGAAAAGATAAGTGAAAGGATGAAAATTCTTCAGGATTTAGTCCCTGGTTGTAACAAGGTATGGCGTTCAAGCTACCTTATAAACTGTATCGAGCTTAGTTTTGAAGCATTTGCTAGTATATTCCGTGTTATTCGATAAGATGTTTCATTGAAGTGTGACTCGATTTTCTTTGATAAAGTAAAAGTAAAGAACATAGCTCTAGTCAATGACAAGGCTCAAGCTTGCCTCCTTACAATGGATATTAGATAGTACAAGAAAATCatcatttaatattttgtgtTGGATTAAAATACTGTTTCCTGAGCGGGATTTTCTGATGCAGGTTATTGGAAAAGCTCTGGTCCTTGATGAGATTATAAATTACATCCAATCATTACAGCGTCAGGTTGAGGTATGCTTCCGTTCAGTGATAACTTCTAGcaatgttttttattatttccgTTATGCACATTTGGCATAGAAGTTAAGATCCGTAAATGGCTGGAAATTGCAGTTCTTGTCGATGAAGCTTGAAACTGTGAATACAAGAATGACCCCTGGGATTGAAGCATTTCCTCCTAAAGATGTAAGTCACGGAGTTCTTTTTTGCTTTTACCCCACTTACTTCGCTCTTTTACCTAATTTACTATTCTTTGTTTCAATCCTATTTAAGATCTTAGCTCGTAAGTTTAAGCTGTAATTTTGCATTTTCTATGGATTTATACCATCCTCGAGATTCTACTGTAGAATCACCGTCATCCTTTTGATAAAAGATTAGGattgttttgtttataaaactttataaatgttatgctGCACACTTAAGAATTGCTATGCGGAACACTTCAACCTTCTTGTTGTTAATGAGCCTTCAACAGGGTATCGTTTATGCAACTGGTATTGGTTGTTGTCCATGAAAACAAGATTGTATTGATTTGTCTGCTTTTTTTCTTCTTGATATGGAATAGACATAAAGAAAATGGAACATGGTGGCTGAGTATAAACTCGAAagttaattgataaaaaagcaACCAAAGAGATTTGATGGTATATAATGTTTTCCAGCCTTATGATTCTTATTATAGATGTACCTTTTGAATTTCAGTTCGGTGAACAAACATTTGACTCTACGGGCATGGCGTTTGGTTCACAACCCACAAGGGACTACAGCCGCGCTGCATCGCCGGAATGGCTGCATATGCAGGTTGGAGGCGGTTTCGAAAGAACATAATGAAAAATGATTATGAATTAGTAATAAGAGCATCAAGGACTCCTTGAGTGGCTATCAGAATATATACTCCATTATGTTAAATCACAGATAGaatatatttcattttcaacATCAGATCTCCATTCATTTGTATGTTGGGAAATGATTCTTTACGACATAGCTTCATGTTCTTCTCTGTACTAATACCTGAATAATACTCGGTATGAATTGTAAAACAAAGTTGCTTATTCAAAATTCCTAGTGCTTGCTTGTATAATCAGCTTGTTCAGTTTTCAAACCTACAATTAGTACTGTTGTTGAAATTTCTTTGGATAATTAGACCTAAAACTTAATAGCAAGGTTCTCCACATCCATCATAACCATCACATATCTTGATGTAAAAGGCAGACTATACTCTTCAAAATTGTCGCGTGATTAGGAAAATATGGTTCAATTATCATTCCCCCGCAGCTGCTCACCAGGTCAATATTGCACTGTTTGATTTCACAATGCTACATCAGTTAATTCTCAAGGTATTCTGTATTCGAGAAACGTTGAATTGATCAATAAATTAACCATTAATTTCTATAGTACTTCACAGCTGATCGAGCGATCAAGCAACAACACCCTGATTAATCATATACAACGGCTCTTAAGTTTTATACTCAGCATGGATCAAATTATGTACTTTCTATTCACCACTGCAGAACTTTTAGCAGCTAATTCTATTATTATTTGCATACTTAAATGACCCACTGGCATTTTGTGAAGAAGTCCAAAATAACTAGAGTCTGGAGATGCTATGCCACCGGTTGCGTGCCACCAAAGGAACTTCCTCTCTGGTTAAAAGTGTTCCCATTTGATTGGAAGTAGGAAATGGCTGCCCAGACCACACGTAGAAGCAGGATAACCGCAAATACAGTGCTTCCGAGGCTGCAAACCACCTGTACTTGCCATTTACCATTGAATCAGTTGCCAGCTTTTCTTTATCCATTTTAGCTTTCCGTGCATGTCTTTAATTAAATACATCACATATAATAATCTTTTCAATAACTATTGTTGTTATTCGTTAAACTCGAGCAGAGCTTACTCAAGTTGAGCTCAAATAGTTTGGATGTtgttcgagctcgagctcgaactTGAGCATTTAAGCCCATCCCGAGCTCAAGCTAGGCAAAACTCAGGATCGGCTCTGCTAGTTTACACCCCTACCCCAGACTGATACAGCGCCCTTTGATTGAGACTTGAAATGAATTTCTTCAACTAGGAAGCCGAATTCCATGTTTTGACAGAAGCAGCCCCATTTCTTTACTTTCATtgtgtttaattgtttattacACAATACTTTCatcatcaaaataataataagatacCTAAATCTAAAAATGATACATCTACAAGCACATCATGTACCAACTACTTCTATAATGGTAGAAAGAATCTGAAAAACTCAAGAGTTAGGAGAGCTGGAGTAATACCTCAAGAAGTGCTTTAACAATAGACAGCGCGGCCAATAGCAGAATCCCATCAACAGCAAAAGACACCTTAATTCTCAGATAGATTAAAACATAAGAAACGAGACAATAAGAGTTGTATATAAAAAGCAATGTTTTGATTGACAACCCGAAATTCATCGACTGTACTAACATTTCAAATTGCCAAGAGACATGAGATTTCATATACTCggaaaaatataattgaaatattataagAAGCTGTTTCTTTTAGTTCTTATTTCTAGTAGCTATAGAGCAGATTTGTATTGAATGTATGAAGTTCTATGGTTGAAAAGCAGGTATACAGAAGGGCCAAATTCTGGAACTACATGACCTACATCAGTCTGTCCCTCGTACTCAAGCTGTAACTTCAATTATTCACACAATAATGAGAACATCCTCATTGCTAAACAAATACTGTCCACCTCCACCAGAATTTAAATTGAGGAGTTGGCACTTGGCACACTTAAGTAACATCTATCCCGTTTCTGAAACGTTTTGGCCACTTGACGTTTCGGATACGAgacttcattttttacataggaaaccttaaaataacaccattGCCAGATTGACAATTTAAATTTCATCTTGATGTACTCCTGTTTCATCATTAACTACTGAACTTCTATTTTGATATCCTAAATTTCAACTGTTCCTGGCAAATCCTTTGACAAATACCTAATAGGTCAGCTtataaagatatatttttaCAAGTTCCTTAAAATTCCAATGAAACTAGGGCAAAAGGAACAAAGATAAAGACCATGTAAGTATGCAAATCATCAGTAGAACAAGCTATAAATCCTTCAAATTATTGTAAGGCGAGTAGATTTACCAACTGGGGAGATATTACAGTAGGCAAAACAGAGCGAGAAGCCTTCTTGGCCCGCTTAGAGATTTTCTTGAGCATACTTTGCAAAAATTTGAAGAACAAATCAATACTACTCTCACTCTCATCATCATCTTCGTCATCACTCTCATAATCCTCAACCGAATCAATATCATCAAAGAACATTTCACTAATATCTTCAGGGTCCCCGCCAGATGAGCCATCGAACTGAGGAAAAAAACTGCATGAGATTTTGATGGTGACAGTGTTAGATGAACTGATCAGCAGCTAAAAAAAGTTCATGACTTACCTTGACGTGGCAGATAGGGGATGTTGGGGTTTTGTGGAAGGGAGTGAGGTGGTGGGTTTGGAAAGATTTGTGGGGGAACGGAAGTTTTTGAGGAGATGAGAGCGAGCGGCGGCGGAGGTGGAGGTTTGTGGGTGAGTGAGGGAGTGGAGTGGTGGTGATGCATGATGATGAGGCTGCCGCTGATCTTACTGCTGCTGCCATGCGGTGAGTTTTTAGGATAGGATAATAAAGGCTGATTTTTGGTTCGTTTAGAAAGGAATTTGgaaaaaggtacaaaaatgaccTTAATTTTTAGACACTGATCCTCACAAATGACTATAATGATCTTTCAGATAAAGAAATTGATTTCTTGATTCCGACTCCGGTTTTTTTTCGATAATCCGCACATATACGAGATGATAATCGTTATTTTAGATTCGGTTATATATTAACGGCctaataatcgaatatataacATTATTCATATCAAATCGATTGAATTCGTATCAGTTTAACGTTTAAATTGCGGAAATAAGTTAGAATATGATTGAATTGAcgtttttggtgtttttcgGAGTCGGGAGTAGGTTGGAATGGCCCGGGAATCAAATTCTCGGGGCTGGTGCACACTGAGCGTGCTTTGCGAACAGACAGCTAGTCAGTTGTGCGGACACACAACATATCAGAGGGGCATATACTTATGGGCTTTCGCTCTAACCCGACTTGGTCTCATTAGTTTCAATCGATCCGGAAATAACCTAATGGACTTTGAACACGTATAAACAAATGTTTAAACGAATCAAAAGAATATTAAAGTTAAAGGTATTCagataattaaaatgttacgacgttttaattaaattataggtTACATAAACCTATTAAAGGAGAAAGAATAACAAGTTCATACCTATAACGGTATCAAGATTTGAACGAGAAGTTTAATATCGAGAACGGAATTCGAGTCGTTTATAGACgaaaattgtttaaaagatGGAAGTCTATATTATACGAGTAAAGTTAGGGATTCAATGTCTAATGGTGTTCTGTATTTGAATCCCAATTAGATCCGACAAGTTGTCGATCCGCCAAGGTGTTTAACTAACGGGCTACCAAGAGCAtgtattttggaaaatattaGTTCTGTGAGTTTACGTTGATTTTACTTTGAACATTTATATCTAAACTATGAACCAGAACAAATATAGATCCAGTGAAACATGTTTTCTATTGAATGACAATATGTGTAAACACCTATTTTTTGGACAGGTAAAatgtgataagggactgaagcgtccaatgatgattttcagagaaattcGTTCGGCTGACGAGCTTCGATTCGTTTGTTTGTATTCAAGTAGGCGTGATACTGATAAATGCATAACTGCGAACTTGAgagattaaaacgtaattagtcgtaaatagcacataaaaatccaaaacaattATAGTCTAAGTCTAAGAATATGACTAATTgtaatatcttagaagtttatgggtaAATTTGCAAGTTTaacggactaaaattgaccatacccaaaccctTAGGGCCCTAGGAACCCTTTCTAATACTTTTGGGTACCAAAAATGACTTATAGCCCTATTTTACTTAgtctttaaaaaataatccaaattaaatttaattaaatagaattttaacTTAATCCTAATACTAAAAAGACTTATTAATTCACACACTTGCACACTCCTGACAGAACTGAACCTTTAGCTAACCCTAGGTTCTTCATACCTCTATAAATACATTGTTTATACAGCATAGCCACAGGTGGCACCCAACGATAAGAAACACgcacaaaccctaaaaaatacTAGGTCTGGCCGAATTATACTCCACACACACACCAAAttagcagtgttttaaaaatcggatCGGACTGGCCAGTTTGACCGGTTCAATCGGGAACCGAAGGCCAGTCCGGTTCATTTATCTCTGAAAATCAGATTTCCGGTTTAACCGTTTTAAACTGGAAAAACCGTTAAAACAGGAAACCGTCGGATCGGTTAGTCTGCAAAAAACCGCCCGGTTAAAAAAACAAAGTAGAAAAGTGAATTTCATAAGAAGTTTCGTTGAACTAATAATTGATGTAAGTTTTGCTCCATTTAATAAGTAaggaatttctaaaaagatgaagagaaaagaagagcaTACCTGCTCTGCTCATAATCTAAACTTGGTTTTCGATTTATTTCATTCTTCAACTTTGAAATTCAAAAGCTCCTAAATCTTGCTTTGTTGTCACggcccaatttattgagccgagaccggcgctagggaatggaagtggtagctccgaaacccgtaacaagcctgaaaccactaataatttttcgcaaataaaagtataatatataatatatattaagaCATTTTTGGaagaactcttttaaataatatacttatacatattaaagtatcatatcagagtttacaatataaaataccatttgaagttaaagcgtATATCTAGTACtgacaactactgactactgcagctctaggaactcatacttgtgcaagtccaatgacttctggcacaatggagatggcttgtctgatccgacttctaatacctgcaaacatcagagtgaggggtcagtatttgggaaaatactgagtgagtttgcaagttaccaatggtattatcaaaatatagcatcatatgcttaatacgtatgtaaattcatgatataagcaaacaacAAACATTCTTAActtcaaagtgtgagtccaactcactagatacggggactccaggttacaccgtaactgagtgctcactcgtatcgaatctcaaagtgtgagtccaaatCACTGGTGGGTTCAACCCACTGgcgggtccaacccactagatacagggctcaggttacaccgtaaccgagttcactctcgtatcacattcGTATTATATCATGCAGAAATACATTAaatcttaatcataaagtcagacactctagactggctcaatactggtgatcacacagcctattgacacccaataggtagttagtttcttcACATCGCATACTAGATTCATGCATTCAAAGCAATgaataaaacatcattcataCAAGCGGATCACTCAAACATAGTAATATCTTATACGAGCAAGTTATATAGATacgatatatttaataataatattcataatataagaaattagcttttataaataatacgcaaaagtaaatgcaactcacagaaaccgctattccttatatccgaacgtaagctccaggagactggtctGTCAATCCTCGTCGGGCTTCTTGGTTtgtcatactcgtagctcgatagtccgtcacatctatcacagGATTCTACCGTTAAAACATATACTTGGAGAATCAtgttcttaaaaactgcactagatacctaacacgacaaaagcacgaaacataaccgtcgtgctctaaacgtatctttctctatagatctctattaatatcttgattactcatcatgctaatgttcattgctataatgtcttattaatattcattttaagatatttgtcagagttctacacccgtatcatgccatcggaagccaattttcgcacccggaagtcccccggaggtcacgatcgaagtagggcacgtcgtgcccctcatttttcaCGAAAGGCACGTCGTTCCCTTCcctgtgcacgtcgtgcacccttgtggtgcacgtcgtgcccacttcGGGTACGACGTTTCCGATGTTTTCAGACCATTTCTGAAGCCCCAAAACACTCATAATCCATTCTAACATATTcccaattcatttaaacacaAAACTTATCAAGAATCCATACGAAAATGGTGGAAAACGACGTGTTTTCAGTGTTTCGATTCAAACAGAGCGCTTTTCATCAAAACAGCCCGTAACCTCTGATTTTAACAGCCAAATCAGTAATCTTACCTTGAAATTAAGCTTAagattgatagagcttccaattcctGAGAGATCGACGCAAAAATCGTTCAAATCGGACTCCGAACAGCGAATCGGCGAAGTAACGAAGATGATCGTCAAAAATGGTGATGGCTTCTGGATGTTTCTCCTTCCTTCTTCTGATTCATTTCTTTCATAATCAAAATCTTATATAGTTTGGCCAAAGTTCCACTTACgtccttgttttctttatttgttataacttatcctttaaacttttattttgt
This window contains:
- the LOC126687129 gene encoding transcription factor BHLH089, whose protein sequence is MDPPTLMGDGSYNLAEIWQFPVNGNGGGQFRQTIVGQFRNNNNDVSGNDLLNLDRRRGDGGGARKHRNAVVDDSAKVVSSGNGNGLNDSDAKRLKSSGNLDDDHDSKIEAEPSSGKHVEQNTQPPEPPKQDYIHVRARRGQATDSHSLAERARREKISERMKILQDLVPGCNKVIGKALVLDEIINYIQSLQRQVEFLSMKLETVNTRMTPGIEAFPPKDFGEQTFDSTGMAFGSQPTRDYSRAASPEWLHMQVGGGFERT
- the LOC126687130 gene encoding protein SHORT HYPOCOTYL IN WHITE LIGHT 1 produces the protein MAAAVRSAAASSSCITTTPLPHSPTNLHLRRRSLSSPQKLPFPHKSFQTHHLTPFHKTPTSPICHVKFDGSSGGDPEDISEMFFDDIDSVEDYESDDEDDDESESSIDLFFKFLQSMLKKISKRAKKASRSVLPTVISPQLVSFAVDGILLLAALSIVKALLEVVCSLGSTVFAVILLLRVVWAAISYFQSNGNTFNQRGSSFGGTQPVA